GCGGTTAAATTTTAACTACCCCGAATAATAAATTATCTAAACGCACATGTTAATCTAATCAAAACCCCACAATTGTTGAAGTgtttttcaacataataaagccaacacaataAACATGCCTCCATGACTCATACCCATTGTTAAATTGCCCAATTAGAGGATTGTACAGAAGAAAAATAACCATAAAAACTAACAAGACTTCCCTTCTTATACATTTATATAACTTTAATTTCTTGATATATAATAGTCTTCCTTGTccaaaatctatatatattatatgacaTATACTCAAAAAGTCCTTGTAGATAGTACCAACACCACCATGTGCTTTCCTTTTtccacatataaaaaaaaaaattcccacccATAAAAACTGTGGTAACACCGTAACAAAACATAAACtcgtagagagagagagagagagaaaaaaaagagttaatcAAGAAAACCAGTTTTGCGCCAGATGGCATTTCTGACCTGGCGTAGATCCCTCCCTTTGAGAGTTCTACCAACTCCTTCAAGAACCGAAAACGTTGTCTTCGGCGACACTCCGGAGCCTCGCGCCACAATCTCGTGCGGCGGCAACATCTCGTCCTCGTCCAAATCGTCCGCCGCCACGTCATCGGCAATCATCCAGTTCCGATTCTTCACCGCCATCGCCTTCGACAGCACCGGAACCTTCATCGGAGCCGACTGCCGGTGAAGCTGCGGGCTCTGGTTCTGCTCGTTCTGGAACTTCCTGTTGCAGTTCAGAGCCTGAGAGAGCTCTCTCTCCGGCGGCCTCGGAATCGCGGAGATTGATGGCTTCCGGCACAGAACCGGTCCGTCTCGGAAGTTCCGGGACCGGTTATCGGTTTCCGGCAACGCCGCGAGGATTCCCGAGCTCGTTGATTTCTGTAACTTTTTAGTTAAACGAGGACGATCG
The DNA window shown above is from Quercus lobata isolate SW786 chromosome 7, ValleyOak3.0 Primary Assembly, whole genome shotgun sequence and carries:
- the LOC115953521 gene encoding uncharacterized protein LOC115953521 → MESTSYRHRRSPSSDRFLTVFSFSPPSSAGVGGGDELNEAEVFWTNDFTDDDHYDHDRPRLTKKLQKSTSSGILAALPETDNRSRNFRDGPVLCRKPSISAIPRPPERELSQALNCNRKFQNEQNQSPQLHRQSAPMKVPVLSKAMAVKNRNWMIADDVAADDLDEDEMLPPHEIVARGSGVSPKTTFSVLEGVGRTLKGRDLRQVRNAIWRKTGFLD